AGGCAACAAAGGGGCAAGTTTTATATCATGAGGGTCTGTATCTCTATGCTTATTAATGGCCATAAGTACTCTTAATTACCCTACCCATAATATAATACTAATTTAAGCAAGCACTACTCATTTTGTAGTATGTACCATTTTTATTCAAGGTATCATCATCTATATATGTTATCATCAATGATGAAATTGTGTATCAATGTTAGTTGGTGCTGAATATTATAATACAATGATCTAATCTAAAATCTATCCTCGATCTCTTCCTCCCTGTATGTGGACATACAACTTTTATTTTTGTGCATGCATGTCTGTTGTTTGTTGTATTGTCTCAACGTACGTGTCTTTGAATAAATTGAAATGCCTTGTTTGTCCTTTTCTCGCAGCCTGTTTAACTAACATAATATGTAAGATGATCTAGTATATATAAAGGTGATAATCACAACATTATGCTGGATattcaacaaattaaaataatgtaACATTGCTTAGCTTGTATACATTACATGGGATTATTGTGAtgtttattttatgataatataATGTAATGATAAGAGCGAATAGATGGAGGCAAACCTGAAAATGAGGGAACAAATGCGCTTGTTTTGCGAATATGCTATGCAATATGCATAGATAATATAGAGAGGGCTAATAACGACAAGGTTAAGACTTAAGCACTCTTAATTAATGGCAGGTCGTTTTCTTGATGATTTGGCACAAGGGAGACATTATTATTGTGACACACGCTACTTGGTTCCATTATAAGGGGCCACCAATAGATTTTAAGCCATTCGTTACAATAATCTTATAACTTGTATATATAGAGAGCAACCAAGTTCTCTGCTGCTTCATTCTATCAAGTTTCTTATTGTTAGCTTTTACGTGATGGCAAGGCGACAATGTTTGTCAATGAGAATTGGGAAGCCTGCTCATCATGAGTTAATGAGACGGTTGAGAGAGCAGAAAACTAGGTTTTATATCATATGGAGGTGCACTGTCTTCCTTCTACGCTGGGATGACTGAAGGCCACCATAAACATTATAGTATGTTGTTTTGTGGGTAGAAACTCGGGAGTGCAGTtgacttcatgtgaagttgacaGATAAGAGCCGTTAGATAACAATTTAGTCAAACCTCACCTGAAGTTAATTGGACCTGAGTTTCTACCTTTTTTGTGTGACGATGCTACTTACGTAGCAGTTGAAAGGCTTCATCAATTACCAACTTGTGTTTGTAATAAGttgttaatttattatgaaCAAACATGCATGTACAGCACTTGCATCAAatgctttctttctctcttctttaatttttcgtATATGTTTATATTGCTTTAGAACCATCgtttttgttttctcttgaATCCGATCCTTTCTTGTTAGACCCATTTGTAGAAAACAATCCCCTTCTCTTCAGTTATGTTTACAAAAATCGTACTGCTCCTCTTTCCACTCCATGAGAGACAAATTTGTACTGCACATTAAATAGCCCACTCTGTGCACCAAGCCACCAAGGACCGGATCATACATATCTCTCTGCCTACTTTGATTCTGTTCTAAGTTTCTAACTACATTTCTTATACTTTACGATCAAGTACGGAATTCTTCAACAGCGTACAATTTATAGAAATAATGATAGCGTTAATCAACATGATATTTCACACCCTATATAGCGACGCCAAATTTTTCCCTGTGTACAAGTACGAAGATAATTCCGTATCAAAAACCCTTTTGAATGTTCTAAGATACGGATGCTATCACCCTATACGAAAGTCAACACCGGTGTCTTGGATTATTTAGTTACCTTCTAGATCAAATTAAAACTCGTATTTGTCCAATCCACGCAGCGCCAATTAAACGGAAACTGGATAAGATAGATGAGTTAAGTTTCAAAACGGTCGTGAAGATGCATCGAGATTTAAAGTGGATCTTAGagttattagttaattttttttctcggAATTATACTCTAGGACCCATAGTAGTCCTTCGGGCAGTTTCCGTAGGAGGAAGTATCAATGGAATATTTaagaagtattagagatataatcattagtgttatCTTTTTTCATCGGCGTAAACTTTTGGGATGAAtagtatcatgacatggtattagaatTTTAGATCCAAAATGTCAAGAGTTCGATTTTTGGTGAACCCAAAATCAGCTTAAGCTGGATATTATGGGCACGTCAACGGCTAAGACTTTTTTGTTTGCAATATGGTTCATTCCCCTTTTAAAATTCTAATCTCCAATTTTTTTCATTGGATTCTCTTTCTCATTCTCTTTTTTAACTTCAACCATATTCTCTACTTTCACTCTTCTAAATCGAATCATCACACAAGGGCCGAATGTAAGAATTAATCTTTATTATTCAATTAACAATCTTACAGAACAACGACAACTCTACTTAGACAACAAAGCAGTAATTGTCCTCAAtaccctcttttttttttatcatggcCAATCAACACAATTAATACTAGATGCTAGTCTTGATTGGATTCATACCATAGAGACGTACATACGTAGAAAGCTAAGCTGTGAATTGTTGATTCAATAATAGGTGAACACATAAAGACAAAGGAAACGGAAACTGACATTCATAATAAATCTCCCTTCTCTTGCCAACAACTACCCAACGTTGTTACGTTGATGCACGTGTCGCCAAAGGTACAACGCTTCTTGATGCACGTGGTCTTCAATCCCAGTTGTGCGGCCTTGATGGCGACCACGTAACCGCCGCCAATGACGTTTTCTTCGGATCCGGAGGAGGAAGCGAAGGCACACCTAAAGAAGGAGTAGCGGAAGAGTGGCTCCAACGAAGAAAGAGTCTTACGGAGGATGTGATTCACCTTCCGTCTCGTTATATTCGAGATTGCCATTTTTGGATTTTTGCTTTCACTTTTTTCATCGACTTGTTCTATGACATCGACTTGTTCTACTATGACAACACTGATCAAACGAGTTAAACCTCAAATGAGTTTTTgcattgatgattggatttgGAAGAGTGAGAATGGAGAACGAagttaaaaaagaagagaatgaggAAGAGAGTTCAATGAACAAAAATTGGAGATTAAGATTTTAAAGTTGAAAGAGACTACATTGCAAACCAAAAAGTTTCGTTTGTCACGCCAGTCCAGCGTGGCAGGAATTAGTCTACCTCAGCTTTTCGATGACTAGTGATGAACGAAAACTGCCCGGAAAACTACTATGAATCTCGGAATGTAACTTTGAGAACAAAATTAAGTAATTATTAACTTCAAAAATGACTTTGAGGCTTAACTCGAAATATATTACAATAACTTTCCGTTAGCATTTAAAGTGAGGGCTGCTTTAAGAACTGCCTTGATGGAGCTGATAGCAGACGTTTTGGCTCTAGTAGCAGACAAGTAGGAAGAATTACTCCAATAATCTTAGCTTTCATTAGAATATCAATAAACAGTAATATTGATacatgcatacatatatataaatattccTTCTTTAGAAGGGAACTTGTAAAATTTATAGATAAcataatcaaataaataaataaaaactatcCACAACTTTTCCTCGTAAACATCACCTTGCAGAGGGTGGCAAACGGCCTAGCCTGCCCCGCCCTGTTTAGTGAAGTAGTCCCGAATTCCTCCTTTATCTCGTGCTAACGGCAGGTTGGCGGGCTAAACCTGacaatttttcattttattttattttattttattattaataaaccattaaatattaaataatatatataattttacgacaattttaataaatttataatttctagagacataaaaaaattataatttctaaattcacaaatattaaaatttttataattttaaatatgtaataaacataatcatcaaccgaattttttaaaacaaaaaataataaatccaacattgtaaaaaataaaacattgtccaaaacatataattaaacatCTTCAAGTCTCTAATAAATCAAATATAGAATATCttcaattacaaaaaaaaaaagacggGCCCGCCGAGAAAGCCGCCGCACCAAAGCCCACCAATTAGGCGGTACAGGTTAGGCAGACTTTCCAATTATGGCAGTTTCCAATTTCCAACCCGACCCGTCTTTTTTGACAAGTTACACGGGCCGGCCTAACAGTTGCCACCTTTGTCATTGCTGACACAAGAAGCAACCACTCCGTACTAACGGCTCCTTATCCGGATAGTTTAACACAAAGTTCCTTCTTGTTACCTTGTAGAATTGGATCCATGATCCTCTGAAGATTTCTTAGGAGTTTGCCCGGGCTTACTTTGGCCTCCCTGGATGTTGAagaaacaagaacacaaaacaCAAACATAATGAGCGAGCATTCATGCTGGAGATTACATAAGATACTTCAAGCTACCTAAGTGaggattcaaaacccaaacCCTATAGAAAGTTAAAACTTGACTTCATTTATCTACTAtggccaaaaaaaaaaaaaaaaaatcggtaATAATAGGTAATAATTAATCACTTACTGCTCCCTTTTGGCTAGTCAACCTTCGGGTTGATGGAGCTCGTGCCACTGAGGAAGCAGCTGCAGCTGCAGCCACACGTATTCtgcaaaatataatttaaacaaACATCAGAGCTCAGATTTGCAGTAGCTTCATCCATCTCTGCCACTTAGGTTTGTTCTCTATTTACCTCTTATGAACATCAACATATTCATCTGTCTCATCAACAATTTCTTCCTGCATGGTAGAACAATTATAATAAGCAGAGAGGTTAGACTTCAGAGAGCGGGGGAGATTAAAACATTGGAGAAAGGGAGGAGGGGCATATTTCAGAAAAGAAATTTACTTGCAGAAGTTCTTCAAATACGTCTTCCAATGTGATAATACCAATCACTTCACCCTCTTCAATATTTTCAAACGAATTTGTTTTGCTATCACTACGTTGCAAACCAGTTAGTTTATTAACACTGGGTGACCTTGGAGACTTGTCAATATCAACGACTACACTTTCTGATTTATCGTCATGGTTCTGAAGTAATGGAGTAGTCAACTGTGAATCCCCATCAATACTAGTGCTTTCTTCTTGTTTCTCTTCAATTATCTGCGGAGTTTCTTTCCCTTTCGACTTGCCTCTAACAACAGCGGCCATATGACTACTTCCTTTTTGGAACTCATTAAGAATATCATAGAGAGGCATATCTGATGGAACCCTGTCCATATAAATAAACCGTTACGCAAAGGATATTATGCTATTATTCGTAAAGCAAGATAAGAGATTAATAAAGACAATCGCACCGTGGAATTCTCCGAATCGACACAGCACTGACAGGGGTCTCTGTTTCTGGCCGTACAGTGAGGAGACTTTTGACCTTATAGAAAAAGAACTAATGTAAATAAGAACCCAAAAAGGCAACATAATTGGGAAAAAAGTCAAATTCTGACAAGGTTAAAACCTACAAGCAGAAGACCGATAATATTCTTTGGATTTCCAGAATAGACAGGAACTCGGCTGTGCCCACGAGCGAGAATTTTTCCCATTGCCTCCCTGATTTTAGGTTGCCAAGGTTAAACTTCTttttttaagggaaaaaaagTATACACACTAAGAATTATACCCTGAATGCAACATAAGAATTTCTAGCCCCAACATACAAGCAAAGGTGGAAAATATATCTTCAGTAGAAAGAATAGCAAGAATTCATCTTAAAACATTAgacatattttaaaaacaattatGTTACCTATTTACAACCTACTAATAAAAGAATAATGACCATGAATATAAGAAAACTAACCAGTCCAATTTTGAATTAACATCCAAAGAAAATGTTGATTCAATAGGAGTCATAGCCTCCTCAGCAGTCTGTTCAAAGACAAAATTAAGAAGAAAACACAAGACCTTAGTTAGAATTTACCAGTACATGCAGTAGCCTTCACATGTTTCCACTTTCCACCATCACCGTGTGCTAAAACTAAAAATAGTTAAGAAACTTCAAATTCTGCTGCATTGATATGACAAATTGAAAACTGCATTGGATTGCCATGTAACAAAACACTAATATAGAGGATGAAGTCAATATGGTTGGTGAATTAGAGCACTTGCCTTTTCAGTCAAATCAAGCGCTCCACTGATAATTGTAGTCTCATCATGTGTAAGCTCACCACCTTTCCCAGCCTTACAACAAGCAAGTTCAATATTTGTTAATCAAACAGAAAGCCAAGACAGTTGGATTGATTGATGAACAATAACAATATATACCTCCTGGCTGTGAATGGATACAAGAGCTTTTAATTGAGCACGCCTAAATAAAGCCTCATTGTGCCCCAACAGGTGGTCCAGAACCTGTAACAAATGATGTACAGAAAATTAAACCCTTGCAGGCATGGTTGCTAACACACTAGAGAATTCTTCTTAACTAACCAAGATGCATTTAACTGTCCACAAAACAACTCCAAGAAGATCTGAATTGTACACACATCATAATCTAGTTCGTAATCTAGATAACATCTTTGCACAGATGTCTCATTCTATCGTGTTCCAATCCTCTGCTCTCTCGTCAATTATATTATATCGGAAAGGAATAAGCTCTGTAGAATAACATACCTTTCCAACAGGATAGGCAACTGGATAACAGATTATCATCAAAATTCGCACAAGCCATGCAAGGTTGGCACCTACAGCAAGACCATATCTACTACAAATTGCTTGTGGAATAACCTGAAACCATCAAACAAAAGAGGCAGTATTTCAAAACTTGAAAACATTGATTAGGGACAAAAACTCTGAAATAACACTGAGGAGGGGAATGACAAACCTCCccgaagaagagaacaaaagtgACAGAGAGAATGATGGCAACAAACTGGTTGAATATCTTATCAAGGTATATGGGAAGAGCCTGCAGATTGCAAGTTTCAAAGCCAACAGCTGTTTAAGAGTTAGGCAGGGTTTAGCAATCAGTACCAAAATCTACGTATGCAATTGTGAATATcagatacatatatatacaattaGCCAGCAGAATAGAAATTGAATGAAGGAGTTTTAGAATAGGAGATTGGGAATTCAATTACCTCCATGGCAGCAGCATTGCAGAGAAGCAAAGTGACAAGAAGCTGGTGCTGTTTCTGAACCACGGGAAGTATAACCGCTACACAGTAGTAATAATTATAGttaacagaaaaagaaagagaaaaaagagaaagagagagagaagaggaagaagaggagtaGTAGAGTACCGGCTTGCTTCTTCTCGGAAGGAGAACCACTGCGCTGAAGGATCTCGAGGTCGACGAGACCAAGAGACATAAGACCGAGGGTGAGGCCGGACATGATCCCTGCAAAGAGCACAAGGAAGCAGGAGATGCCGGCGTACACGAACCACCACACATCGCCAAACGGAATCTCGCTGCCAAGAGCTGACACCGCCTCAGCCTGAAGGTGCTCCCGAGTCAACATCCGAGTCACCATTAACGCGTTAAGCAAATTCACCATCCTGATCCTTGATTCAACGGCTACTTCTTCTTCGTCGTCGTCGAGGGATATGCTTTGGTGCGGTGAATGGTAATGGTAGCAGCCAGGCAGGACTTCAAGGTTGGTTGGCTTCGACCCCGGACCCGATAATTGGAAATTATTGGTGCACGTGATCTCTGCATGCATCCACGTGCTACAGAGTGCACGTCGCTCTCGCGCACGGTATGTTCGTATATATACCTTTTCCAATCGTCACCGTTGGATCGTTTGCCTTCTGTCTCTCAAGTCTGAATGAATGGATCAACATTCTTTGAGGTCATCCTTAGCGGCCCACGTTTGCTTTTAAAATTAGACATAATCTAAGTGATTATTTCGAActtatttgaattttgaaatgcTAAAAATGAGAACTCATtcatgatttattttttttttataaatcagactaaaaaattttatttttttaatctattttcatattttttaaatttaaattttattttattaatatattataattatttaaaatcataaaattaaattttaaataaaaataaatttttaaaaaaataaaataaaattatttttcataataaataatttccAAATGAACTCAAAGTttataatgtaaaaaaaataatatacataactagctaatatagttTTTTTGTGTCAATAATCAAGTGGTGGACTGGTGGTGGAGTCGTAAAAATGAATTGACTGACTTGAGAGTGAAACAAAAAAAGGGTTAGGTAGTGGAATCTTGTGGATTAAGTTTTTTGTCCCTGTTGTTATAAGAACAAGGTACATCCAAAGTTTTACGAAGACGGGGGTAATCAACCTTGCCCTCTGCCTCGGTTCCGACTTCCTAAGCTTACATAATATTCATTCTAAATCCTAATTTGACCTGCTTCTCACACCAAACACagttctctcttttcttttgtttttttttttgggtctttagttttctcttttttattattatttgaataattatttaaaaaattatattaaatgtattctaaaattaattgtcaaaattagtcatcaatataaaataatattagaatataaatacatattaaaaataaattaaactacatatatttatacacaaatatattagtaGTTGATATTGGtgtacaaatagcatttttgttACTGAAATAAGTGgatgtttttaaaatcaaacacttttatttcttaagttttaaaatatacaaaataatttttaacgtTTATTTCGGGTAAACAATATAATCTTCTTTTATTAGTGATAACTACTGACGTGAAACATTAACTCGTACACTTAGTCGCTAAGTGTTCACAAATGCAATTTGGAAAAATCAATCCCTAGGATAAAGTGTAAAATAGTCcccaataaattttttaaaaaaattcaaagttGTCCCTAAATAATTTTGAGATAAATACTAAATCGATACCCGAAAGATTCTGACACTGACAAAATGGTACCTGCCTTTTGCTATTGACAAAATGGTTCCTAAGATTTTAAAATCTCCGGCCAGCACAATCCTGATATGGCCACCGTATTTTAGTGACCTGACAAACCACCCCCAAACTCTAATCCCTCCCTCCCCTACGCAGACTCCCTTTCCATCTCCCTCCCCATCGCAACCCTCCCCATTTCCTCTCCCTCCCACCGCAGTCCCCCTCTCCAACGCACACTCCCCCTCTCTCTTCCCTCTCTAACGCACACTCCCCCTCCCTCTCTCAACACCACCACAACTTTCCACAAGTACCTAAAATCCAGTGCTTTAGTCCTTTCTGTCACGTTTCTCTTCCTTCCTCTTTGTTGCATACGTCGCAAGACATCGTTGTTGCTCAACCTCAGGCCAACGCTACTGCTTTCACTGACGGTTTTTCATTCTTCATTGCCAGGATCTACGGGTCTCGTTGTCTAATTGAAAACATTGCTTCGTTtctaattttcttattttagaGGTGGTTATATGTGCAGAGGAGCGGCACCATTGAGGTGCCGAGGGGATGTGGCTGTTCCAGGCTTTGTTGTAGCTCTAATGGTGGTGGCGGTGGTCTTTGATAGTGCTCTTGTCGTTGAGGTTGTTGTTACTGTTGCTGCGAGTGGTGAAGGTTGCTGTTGCTGTTGATGTTGAGGTTGTTGCTGCGAGTGATGGTATTGAGGGAAGGAGGGGGAGTATGCGTTGGGGAGGGGGCTTTGATGGGGAGGGAGAGAAAAGGAGGGAGCGTGCGTTGGGATTAGAGGACTGCAATGGGAGGGAGAGGGAGGGGGTTGCATTGGGTAGGGGGAGGGCTATGATGGGGAGAGAGATGGAGGGGAAGTCTTTGTTGGGGAGGGAGAAATTAGGGTTTGGAGGGTGGTTTGCCAGGTTACTAAAATATGGTGGCTATGTCAGCATTGTACTTGCCGGAGATTCGCTCCGACGAGCTCGGGGACACGcttctcaaattttaaaatcttttagaaatcattttgtcaataacaaaaTTCAGGTACCATTTTGTCAGCGCTAGAATCATTCGAGTACCGATTTAATATTTAtctcaataatttttaaaatagtattttttaattacttatatataattatttttcaattaataaattttaatttttaaaatttcaatctATTTATCtcaaatttgattatttatacacaaaattttatatatttttaaaataaattataaattaattttgaaaaagcattattttaaaaaaattagaataaatgaatttatatttatttttgaccGTATACAGGGACGGatccaaaaatattattatgggggccaataacatatataatattaaaaaattatgcaaaaaattatataatgtaaaatttattacaaaaatataccgatagataatatattttaaagtacaaaaatatgtatgtatttttttattaacaaagTGGTCGATTTTTCGTATCATAAAATTCATCGATAACAGAATCTGTGTCAAATTTTTcagcaattttttttaaatataattaaaagacaaatagcaagaaattcatctttcattttatttttgagtTATTCTTCACAATATTCATAGCTGAAAAAAATTTCTCAATTGTAGTAGTTGAAACAAAGAGAATTAATATCAAATGAATCAAGAAGGATGCtcacaagaagaaaaaaattcactttatgggatttaaagaattttatttaattaaaaaatattagtaacaatatctttttaatttttttttaacattgtTACTTACTTTTTAGATATTACAAATCATTAATATTTAGGTTAGactgtattttttatttatattagactaaatactaaatatttttttaaaaaaattaaatcatacttaataacttattactattaatctttttttaaaagagttgGGGGTTGAGGCCTCCACTTATCCCGTATGTCCGTCCTTGACcgtataatatattaatttaatttaatttaatttaatttaatttaatttatagatATTATATTCTATTCTATGATCATTCTTTAATAAGAAAGACGAGAAAGTGCTAATATCATTTGAAGAGATAGGAGAACTCTCatttaacataaaatttttCGTCTCATTAACAATTGAGAATATTTATACAAATACTTATGATGAAGGTAACATTTTGAAACTTGCATGTAATGAACCAAGTTATTTATGAAGTTAAATTTGTATATTTTAGTCAACCATAATATCAATGTGAATGATTTACAAAATACCAacgtaaaatttttaatattttacaacacttgaaaaaaaatatcttgACAAATTCAAatgttttattcttttttttagaaAGTTTTAAAATTCAGTTGTTGTAAATttgtaatattatataaaataggTTTGCAGTTAAAATTGTGTGAGCTACTATAGTTAGTAATTAtgcaaaaaaaattacttaaaaagatttttttttaaatttatttgatgCCAACATCATAGGAATTTAAAAATCTTAGGGACTAGAATAGTTTTTTTTGTTTAGCACAATATTT
Above is a genomic segment from Arachis stenosperma cultivar V10309 chromosome 1, arast.V10309.gnm1.PFL2, whole genome shotgun sequence containing:
- the LOC130970654 gene encoding DUF21 domain-containing protein At4g14240-like, translated to MHAEITCTNNFQLSGPGSKPTNLEVLPGCYHYHSPHQSISLDDDEEEVAVESRIRMVNLLNALMVTRMLTREHLQAEAVSALGSEIPFGDVWWFVYAGISCFLVLFAGIMSGLTLGLMSLGLVDLEILQRSGSPSEKKQAAVILPVVQKQHQLLVTLLLCNAAAMEALPIYLDKIFNQFVAIILSVTFVLFFGEVIPQAICSRYGLAVGANLAWLVRILMIICYPVAYPVGKVLDHLLGHNEALFRRAQLKALVSIHSQEAGKGGELTHDETTIISGALDLTEKTAEEAMTPIESTFSLDVNSKLDWEAMGKILARGHSRVPVYSGNPKNIIGLLLVKSLLTVRPETETPVSAVSIRRIPRVPSDMPLYDILNEFQKGSSHMAAVVRGKSKGKETPQIIEEKQEESTSIDGDSQLTTPLLQNHDDKSESVVVDIDKSPRSPSVNKLTGLQRSDSKTNSFENIEEGEVIGIITLEDVFEELLQEEIVDETDEYVDVHKRIRVAAAAAASSVARAPSTRRLTSQKGAGGQSKPGQTPKKSSEDHGSNSTRFSPPTCR